A single Phoenix dactylifera cultivar Barhee BC4 chromosome 1, palm_55x_up_171113_PBpolish2nd_filt_p, whole genome shotgun sequence DNA region contains:
- the LOC120111563 gene encoding 30S ribosomal protein S16-2, chloroplastic/mitochondrial-like, with product MVVRIRLSRFGCRNKPFYRVMAADSRSPRDGKHLEVLGYYNPLPGQDGGKRMGLNFDRVKYWLSVGAQPSEPVQRILFRAGVLPPPPMLAMTRKGGPRDTRPVDPLSGRYLTPESPETADQSECRESEVGEDGDKPSP from the exons ATGGTTGTGCGGATTCGGTtgtcaagatttggttgcaggAACAAGCCATTCTATCGAGTGATGGCCGCTGACAGCAGGTCTCCAAGAGATGGGAAGCATCTCGAAGTCCTCGGCTACTATAATCCGTTACCTG GGCAGGATGGTGGGAAACGAATGGGGCTGAATTTTGACAGGGTGAa GTATTGGTTATCAGTTGGTGCACAGCCTTCAGAGCCTGTCCAACGCATACTCTTCAGAGCAGGTGTTCTACCACCACCACCAATGCTTGCAATGACCCGCAAAGGTGGGCCGCGTGACACCCGTCCTGTTGATCCCCTGAGTGGCCGTTACTTGACTCCCGAGAGCCCCGAAACTGCCGATCAATCTGAATGTAGAGAAAGTGAGGTGGGTGAAGATGGTGATAAGCCAAGTCCTTGA
- the LOC120111559 gene encoding TBC1 domain family member 5 homolog A-like isoform X1, with translation MATSQGETALPEPLSPSRSSSSGSRFSNLRGVRWRIDLGILPNSPASVDDLRRVAADSRRKYVQLKRRLLVNSHPSKDENRSSGVVMDDPLSQSPDSKWGRFFRNAELEKMLDQDLSRLYPELGSYFQKAACQSMLRQILLLWCLKHPEYGYRKGMHELLAPLLYVLHVDLQHLSQVQELYVDHFNDEFDGTSFSESDMVSDCSFKKTANMNRGTDSEKHFYGGAAKVSCLDKLDPDTRELFLMNDAYGAEGELGVILSEKFMEHDAYCMFDAVMSGSHGVVAMADFFSTSPAMGSGTELPPVVEASTTFYHLLHIVDSSLHNHLVELGVEPQYFALRWLRVLFGREFSLKDLLLIWDEIFSSPNHVSPSDIANDADFNLSLLCSPRGAFISAMAVSMLLHLRSSLLATEHATTCLQRLLNFPKDMSVKKLIEKAKSLQTLAFETNLSSCSPWGGTVRNKRAVRRAHSLSFDSASPRASPSSLPESYWEEKWRVLHRAEETHKTNGVSILSKIRNGSLKEKFGLFRVELDASMMETASEKKDVQSSIRHKILDNACQEGDPRVNLGEIGCNENPDISGTKESFYMDAEVGRDSPGEQADQNFMGGSSGVAEEACLSAKQLSVLCTAAGPRRMASEHDSEKSSVTSNSFVSDNDCKTGHKEELCSSNCRKKLLQDSEATSVTDVKLGQRTSSTQKHAAVLKEQRPLSGKFQWLWKFGRVSGERNLDDGKCVEQQKFSDVGGTCKDISEPLTCDGCCNSCGVSRKLEAEHKEVPGTLRSLGQSMLENIQVIESVFQQEQRQVGVADNSSSTILEAQGQVKIATALEELRKISGLLLEM, from the exons ATGGCCACGTCTCAAGGTGAGACCGCGTTGCCCGAGCCCTTGTCTCCGTCGCGGTCGTCGTCCTCCGGGTCGAGATTCTCCAACCTCCGGGGAGTCCGATGGCGGATCGATCTTGGGATTTTGCCGAATTCTCCTGCTTCGGTAGATGATCTCCGACGCGTTGCTGCAGATTCCAGGAGGAA ATATGTTCAATTGAAGCGTCGTCTTTTAGTCAATTCTCATCCCTCTAAGGATGAGAATAGATCATCTGGTGTTGTCATGGATGATCCGCTATCGCAGAGTCCAG ACAGCAAATGGGGTCGCTTTTTCCGGAATGCTGAACTAGAGAAAATGCTAGATCAGGATTTGTCACGGCTGTATCCCGAACTTGGGAGCTACTTCCAGAAAGCAGCATGCCAGTCGATGTTGAGACAAATATTGCTTCTGTGGTGTCTCAAGCACCCAGAGTATGGATACAGAAAAG GAATGCATGAACTATTGGCTCCTCTGCTTTATGTACTTCATGTTGATTTGCAGCACCTTTCCCAAGTTCAAGAGCTCTATGTAGACCATTttaatgatgaatttgatgggaCCTCATTTTCCGAAAGTGACATGGTTTCTGATTGCAGTTTTAAAAAGACCGCAAACATGAACAGAGGGACTGACAGTGAGAAGCATTTTTATGGAGGTGCTGCCAAAGTAAGTTGCCTAGATAAGCTTGATCCTGATACAAGGgagttatttttgatgaatgaTGCTTATGGAGCAGAGGGTGAGTTGGGTGTTATCTTATCTGAGAAATTTATGGAACATGATGCCTACTGCATGTTCGATGCTGTAATGAGTGGTTCCCATGGTGTTGTTGCCATGGCGGACTTTTTCTCTACCTCTCCTGCTATGGGATCTGGTACAGAATTACCTCCTGTAGTCGAAGCGTCAACTACATTTTACCATTTGCTGCATATTGTGGATTCATCTCTTCATAATCATCTTGTTGAGCTTGGGGTAGAACCTCAGTATTTTGCACTCCGATGGCTTCGTGTTTTATTTGGACGTGAATTTTCACTCAAAGATCTTCTACTAATTTGGGATGAGATATTCTCTTCTCCTAATCATGTATCACCTTCAGATATAGCAAATGATGCAGACTTTAACTTAAGTCTACTTTGCTCTCCTCGTGGAGCCTTTATTTCAGCAATGGCTGTCTCCATGCTTCTTCATCTAAGATCTTCACTGCTAGCTACTGAGCATGCAACCACATGTCTCCAGAGGTTGTTAAATTTTCCTAAAGATATGAGTGTGAAGAAGCTGATAGAGAAGGCCAAGTCTTTGCAAACTCTTGCTTTTGAAACAAATCTCTCATCATGTTCACCCTGGGGAGGAACGGTCAGGAATAAGCGAGCAGTAAGAAGAGCACATAGTCTTTCATTTGATTCAGCTTCTCCTAGAGCTTCACCGAGCTCATTACCGGAAAGTTACTGGGAAGAGAAATGGAGAGTGTTGCATAGAGCAGAAGAAACTCACAAAACAAATGGTGTGTCAATTTTAAGTAAGATTAGAAATGGTTcgttaaaagaaaaatttggtTTATTTCGAGTCGAATTGGATGCCTCTATGATGGAGACTGCGAGTGAGAAAAAGGATGTTCAGTCTTCCATTAGGCATAAGATTTTAGATAATGCATGCCAAGAAGGAGACCCTAGGGTGAATCTTGGTGAGATTGGATGCAATGAAAATCCTGATATCTCAGGCACCAAAGAATCTTTCTACATGGATGCAGAAGTTGGGAGAGATAGCCCTGGGGAGCAGGCTGATCAAAATTTCATGGGAGGGAGTTCAGGTGTGGCTGAAGAGGCATGTTTGAGTGCTAAGCAGTTGTCAGTCTTATGCACGGCCGCTGGTCCTCGTAGAATGGCCAGTGAGCATGACTCAGAGAAAAGCAGCGTCACTTCAAATTCTTTTGTTTCTGATAATGACTGCAAAACTGGCCACAAGGAGGAGTTATGCAGTTCCAATTGCCGCAAGAAATTACTTCAAGACTCTGAAGCTACTTCTGTTACTGATGTCAAACTTGGACAAAGAACTAGTAGCACACAGAAACATGCAGCAGTTTTAAAAGAGCAGAGACCTCTATCTGGTAAATTTCAATGGCTTTGGAAGTTTGGTAGAGTCTCTGGTGAAAGGAACTTGGATGATGGAAAATGTGTAGAGCAACAAAAATTCTCTGATGTTGGAGGAACCTGCAAGGACATATCAGAGCCTCTGACTTGTGATGGGTGCTGTAACTCCTGTGGAGtcagcagaaaattagaagcggAACACAAGGAGGTGCCGGGCACTCTGAGGTCTCTTGGGCaatccatgcttgaaaatatccAG GTCATTGAATCAGTCTTCCAGCAAGAACAGCGCCAGGTCGGCGTTGCGGATAACTCATCAAGCACCATTCTCGAAGCTCAAGGACAAGTCAAAATAGCCACTGCTCTCGAGGAGCTTCGGAAAATAAGCGGCTTACTACTGGAGATGTGA
- the LOC120111559 gene encoding uncharacterized protein LOC120111559 isoform X2, whose translation MHELLAPLLYVLHVDLQHLSQVQELYVDHFNDEFDGTSFSESDMVSDCSFKKTANMNRGTDSEKHFYGGAAKVSCLDKLDPDTRELFLMNDAYGAEGELGVILSEKFMEHDAYCMFDAVMSGSHGVVAMADFFSTSPAMGSGTELPPVVEASTTFYHLLHIVDSSLHNHLVELGVEPQYFALRWLRVLFGREFSLKDLLLIWDEIFSSPNHVSPSDIANDADFNLSLLCSPRGAFISAMAVSMLLHLRSSLLATEHATTCLQRLLNFPKDMSVKKLIEKAKSLQTLAFETNLSSCSPWGGTVRNKRAVRRAHSLSFDSASPRASPSSLPESYWEEKWRVLHRAEETHKTNGVSILSKIRNGSLKEKFGLFRVELDASMMETASEKKDVQSSIRHKILDNACQEGDPRVNLGEIGCNENPDISGTKESFYMDAEVGRDSPGEQADQNFMGGSSGVAEEACLSAKQLSVLCTAAGPRRMASEHDSEKSSVTSNSFVSDNDCKTGHKEELCSSNCRKKLLQDSEATSVTDVKLGQRTSSTQKHAAVLKEQRPLSGKFQWLWKFGRVSGERNLDDGKCVEQQKFSDVGGTCKDISEPLTCDGCCNSCGVSRKLEAEHKEVPGTLRSLGQSMLENIQVIESVFQQEQRQVGVADNSSSTILEAQGQVKIATALEELRKISGLLLEM comes from the exons ATGCATGAACTATTGGCTCCTCTGCTTTATGTACTTCATGTTGATTTGCAGCACCTTTCCCAAGTTCAAGAGCTCTATGTAGACCATTttaatgatgaatttgatgggaCCTCATTTTCCGAAAGTGACATGGTTTCTGATTGCAGTTTTAAAAAGACCGCAAACATGAACAGAGGGACTGACAGTGAGAAGCATTTTTATGGAGGTGCTGCCAAAGTAAGTTGCCTAGATAAGCTTGATCCTGATACAAGGgagttatttttgatgaatgaTGCTTATGGAGCAGAGGGTGAGTTGGGTGTTATCTTATCTGAGAAATTTATGGAACATGATGCCTACTGCATGTTCGATGCTGTAATGAGTGGTTCCCATGGTGTTGTTGCCATGGCGGACTTTTTCTCTACCTCTCCTGCTATGGGATCTGGTACAGAATTACCTCCTGTAGTCGAAGCGTCAACTACATTTTACCATTTGCTGCATATTGTGGATTCATCTCTTCATAATCATCTTGTTGAGCTTGGGGTAGAACCTCAGTATTTTGCACTCCGATGGCTTCGTGTTTTATTTGGACGTGAATTTTCACTCAAAGATCTTCTACTAATTTGGGATGAGATATTCTCTTCTCCTAATCATGTATCACCTTCAGATATAGCAAATGATGCAGACTTTAACTTAAGTCTACTTTGCTCTCCTCGTGGAGCCTTTATTTCAGCAATGGCTGTCTCCATGCTTCTTCATCTAAGATCTTCACTGCTAGCTACTGAGCATGCAACCACATGTCTCCAGAGGTTGTTAAATTTTCCTAAAGATATGAGTGTGAAGAAGCTGATAGAGAAGGCCAAGTCTTTGCAAACTCTTGCTTTTGAAACAAATCTCTCATCATGTTCACCCTGGGGAGGAACGGTCAGGAATAAGCGAGCAGTAAGAAGAGCACATAGTCTTTCATTTGATTCAGCTTCTCCTAGAGCTTCACCGAGCTCATTACCGGAAAGTTACTGGGAAGAGAAATGGAGAGTGTTGCATAGAGCAGAAGAAACTCACAAAACAAATGGTGTGTCAATTTTAAGTAAGATTAGAAATGGTTcgttaaaagaaaaatttggtTTATTTCGAGTCGAATTGGATGCCTCTATGATGGAGACTGCGAGTGAGAAAAAGGATGTTCAGTCTTCCATTAGGCATAAGATTTTAGATAATGCATGCCAAGAAGGAGACCCTAGGGTGAATCTTGGTGAGATTGGATGCAATGAAAATCCTGATATCTCAGGCACCAAAGAATCTTTCTACATGGATGCAGAAGTTGGGAGAGATAGCCCTGGGGAGCAGGCTGATCAAAATTTCATGGGAGGGAGTTCAGGTGTGGCTGAAGAGGCATGTTTGAGTGCTAAGCAGTTGTCAGTCTTATGCACGGCCGCTGGTCCTCGTAGAATGGCCAGTGAGCATGACTCAGAGAAAAGCAGCGTCACTTCAAATTCTTTTGTTTCTGATAATGACTGCAAAACTGGCCACAAGGAGGAGTTATGCAGTTCCAATTGCCGCAAGAAATTACTTCAAGACTCTGAAGCTACTTCTGTTACTGATGTCAAACTTGGACAAAGAACTAGTAGCACACAGAAACATGCAGCAGTTTTAAAAGAGCAGAGACCTCTATCTGGTAAATTTCAATGGCTTTGGAAGTTTGGTAGAGTCTCTGGTGAAAGGAACTTGGATGATGGAAAATGTGTAGAGCAACAAAAATTCTCTGATGTTGGAGGAACCTGCAAGGACATATCAGAGCCTCTGACTTGTGATGGGTGCTGTAACTCCTGTGGAGtcagcagaaaattagaagcggAACACAAGGAGGTGCCGGGCACTCTGAGGTCTCTTGGGCaatccatgcttgaaaatatccAG GTCATTGAATCAGTCTTCCAGCAAGAACAGCGCCAGGTCGGCGTTGCGGATAACTCATCAAGCACCATTCTCGAAGCTCAAGGACAAGTCAAAATAGCCACTGCTCTCGAGGAGCTTCGGAAAATAAGCGGCTTACTACTGGAGATGTGA